One Pseudomonas sp. FP1742 genomic window carries:
- a CDS encoding negative regulator of hrp expression HrpV translates to MNDVIIRSADQHSFITHVGDGRASVWQWAPGIELVFREEGVGWGIALNIRHSAQRPNLFSDTLKRRFEDVETFDGYYICLDSQHTFVIWHALPCEQRSSDALEQFLAQVLELAGLKH, encoded by the coding sequence ATGAATGATGTGATTATCCGAAGTGCCGATCAACACAGTTTCATTACCCATGTCGGTGATGGACGAGCCAGTGTCTGGCAATGGGCTCCCGGTATAGAACTTGTCTTTCGTGAGGAGGGTGTCGGTTGGGGCATTGCCTTGAATATTCGGCACAGTGCGCAACGACCGAACCTTTTTTCCGATACGTTGAAGCGCCGCTTTGAAGATGTAGAAACCTTCGATGGTTATTATATTTGCCTTGATAGCCAGCATACATTCGTTATCTGGCATGCGCTGCCCTGCGAGCAGCGCTCCAGCGATGCACTGGAGCAATTCCTGGCTCAGGTGTTGGAACTGGCGGGTCTGAAACACTGA